A window of the Lolium perenne isolate Kyuss_39 chromosome 7, Kyuss_2.0, whole genome shotgun sequence genome harbors these coding sequences:
- the LOC127314055 gene encoding uncharacterized protein — protein sequence MATPPPGFVRDLAGAFNQAGAPAAAPAASAAPPAPTPAATGAAGPSALSPSAATAPPPAAGASVPLATMPPATAALFLPPASGPVFQATVAAAAPAPALASVYINQHVPVVLSLNPSNYSTWRTLFELTFCKFGVAEHILGAPRPHDPQWVQDDAFLCSWLYNRVSPEILGLVHQRAPTASSVWRAIATLFLDNAETQAVFVGTDFRSLMQGDMPMMRYFARLKEYADQLADLGYPVDDKAQVMNMFRGLNPRYFYAIPILTMQLPFPSFLRCRAFLILEESRLNMATAPPSDTALHAARAPPVANNTNTGANAGHANNNGRNGNRNRGKGKGKAPSGDSGGSSSGTTGTGGATVGHIAPLPNPGTNPWTGMVHAWPMPWRPHAPGAGVLGPRPGAPSPFAGHAA from the coding sequence ATGGCCACCCCTCCCCCAGGCTTTGTCCGCGATCTCGCCGGCGCTTTCAACCAGGCTGGTGCGCCCGCCGCTGCACCTGCTGCGAGTGCTGCGCCTCCTGCCCCAACCCCTGCGGCCACCGGCGCCGCTGGCCCCTCGGCTCTCTCTCCTTCCGCGGCCACTGCACCTCCACCAGCTGCGGGTGCATCTGTTCCTCTGGCGACCATGCCGCCGGCCACGGCTGCCCTCTTCCTACCCCCTGCGTCGGGCCCTGTTTTTCAGGCCACCGTCGCTGCTGCTGCGCCGGCCCCCGCACTGGCCagcgtctacatcaaccagcatGTGCCCGTGGTGCTCTCCCTCAACCCGTCCAACTACTCCACGTGGCGCACCCTGTTCGAGCTGACGTTCTGCAAGTTCGGCGTTGCCGAGCACATCCTCGGCGCCCCCCGTCCGCACGATCCTCAATGGGTCCAGGACGACGCCTTTCTCTGCTCGTGGCTGTACAACCGCGTCTCGCCGGAGATCCTCGGCCTTGTCCACCAGCGTGCTCCGACGGCTTCCAGCGTCTGGCGCGCCATCGCCACGCTCTTCCTAGACAACGCGGAGACGCAAGCCGTCTTCGTCGGCACCGACTTCCGCAGCCTGATGCAGGGCGACATGCCGATGATGCGCTACTTCGCGCGTCTCAAGGAGTACGCCGATCAACTCGCCGACCTCGGCTACCCCGTCGACGACAAGGCTCAGGTCATGAACATGTTCCGCGGCCTCAACCCGCGTTACTTCTATGCCATTCCCATTCTGACCATGCAGCTCCCGTTCCCATCATTCCTGCGCTGCCGTGCCTTCCTCATCCTCGAGGAGTCACGCCTCAACATGGCCACCGCTCCGCCGTCTGACACGGCTCTACATGCTGCTCGCGCTCCGCCGGtcgccaacaacaccaacaccggcgCCAACGCCGGGCACGCCAACAACAACGGGCGCAACGGCAACCGCAACCGCGGCAAGGGGAAGGGCAAAGCCCCCAGCGGCGACTCCGGCGGCTCCTCCAGCGGCACTACCGGCACCGGCGGTGCCACCGTCGGCCACATCGCGCCTCTGCCCAACCCTGGCACGAACCCGTGGACTGGCATGGTCCACGCTTGGCCCATGCCGTGGCGCCCGCACGCCCCTGGTGCCGGTGTCCTCGGCCCTCGTCCCGGCGCGCCGTCGCCATTCGCCGGCCACGCCGCCTAG